One Streptomyces sp. RPA4-2 genomic window carries:
- a CDS encoding IclR family transcriptional regulator, whose translation MPAARTDRLETPPPEPHPTTLIGSVQRAMRLLEAVAAREHGAPAKQLAREAGLALPTAYHLLRTLVHEGYLCRDKGLFFLGEAAERLSSSGAQQKRRSTVSDALARWRDAIGAPVYYAVYRDGEIEVMCVADTPGNPAVEEWADFRETGHAHAIGKCLLSQLDERARRDHLDRYPVQSLTPYTVRDNAGLLRRLDRTGRMDPVTERQEYALGTVCAALPITAGATAATMAISLPVHQADRLLPAARQLQGEIGRLLGTLAISISI comes from the coding sequence CTGCCGGCCGCGCGCACCGATCGGCTGGAGACCCCGCCCCCGGAACCTCACCCGACAACCCTGATCGGCTCCGTGCAACGGGCGATGCGGCTCTTGGAGGCCGTCGCCGCGCGCGAGCACGGGGCCCCCGCGAAACAGCTCGCCCGGGAGGCGGGGCTCGCGTTGCCCACGGCCTACCACCTCCTGCGCACCCTGGTTCACGAGGGCTACCTGTGCCGGGATAAGGGCCTGTTCTTCCTCGGCGAGGCCGCCGAGCGGCTGAGCAGCAGCGGAGCCCAGCAGAAACGTCGCAGCACGGTGAGCGACGCGCTCGCCCGGTGGCGCGACGCGATCGGTGCGCCCGTGTACTACGCGGTCTACCGCGACGGTGAGATCGAGGTCATGTGCGTCGCGGACACCCCCGGGAATCCGGCGGTGGAGGAGTGGGCCGACTTCAGGGAGACCGGGCACGCCCACGCGATCGGCAAGTGTCTGCTGTCGCAGCTCGACGAGAGGGCTCGCCGGGATCACCTCGACCGCTATCCCGTGCAGTCGCTCACCCCGTACACGGTGCGCGACAACGCCGGCCTGCTGCGGCGTCTGGATCGGACGGGACGGATGGATCCCGTCACCGAGCGGCAGGAGTACGCGCTGGGCACGGTGTGTGCCGCACTGCCCATCACCGCGGGGGCAACCGCCGCGACCATGGCCATTTCCCTCCCTGTCCACCAGGCCGATCGACTGCTACCGGCGGCACGACAATTGCAAGGTGAGATCGGCAGACTACTGGGGACACTCGCGATCTCTATCAGCATCTGA
- a CDS encoding DUF5326 family protein, which translates to MREIFNGMPWWVKWIAVPVIALVVFGTVIVSVLTVVIGLLFKALVFVALVGGLIYVVRKFTSSSSSRGDW; encoded by the coding sequence ATGCGAGAGATCTTCAACGGGATGCCGTGGTGGGTGAAGTGGATCGCGGTGCCGGTCATCGCCCTGGTCGTCTTCGGCACGGTGATAGTCAGCGTGCTCACCGTGGTGATCGGCCTGCTCTTCAAGGCGCTGGTCTTCGTCGCGCTCGTCGGCGGCCTGATCTACGTGGTGCGGAAGTTCACGTCGAGTTCGTCCTCCCGCGGCGACTGGTGA
- a CDS encoding cupin domain-containing protein has product MKAFRLDELEAERAANDGAYLQFLRERNMSVGLYALDAGERDSQQPHQQDEVYFVVSGRAAITVGLETTQVARGSVVYVPADVAHKFHHITEDLRVLVVFSPPES; this is encoded by the coding sequence ATGAAGGCATTCCGGCTGGACGAACTGGAGGCGGAGCGCGCCGCCAACGACGGCGCTTATCTGCAGTTCCTGCGCGAGCGGAACATGTCGGTCGGCCTGTACGCCCTCGACGCGGGTGAGCGCGATTCCCAGCAGCCCCACCAGCAGGACGAGGTGTACTTCGTGGTGAGCGGCCGGGCCGCGATCACGGTCGGCCTGGAGACCACGCAGGTGGCGCGCGGCAGCGTCGTCTACGTCCCCGCGGACGTCGCCCACAAGTTCCACCACATCACCGAGGACCTGCGGGTGCTGGTGGTGTTCTCTCCGCCGGAGAGCTGA